One region of Oscillospiraceae bacterium genomic DNA includes:
- a CDS encoding DUF5317 domain-containing protein, giving the protein MLALTVVVFGVLLGYICGGRVKGLLHTEIRALWLPIIAYIMDAGGAQLAEIWPAFVPYSWILITAQYIVLFVFIILNLFRFEFCLFGAGTLMNFLVISFNGFRMPVAENLYLDTQGEMAGYVGALSKNEIFRYTLMTPKTVFPFFGDIIYVPVFGGFASIGDVLLAVGLAFIIVRGMRSVRTQQRAFE; this is encoded by the coding sequence ATGTTAGCGCTGACGGTAGTGGTCTTCGGTGTTTTGCTCGGATATATCTGCGGTGGCAGGGTCAAAGGCCTGCTCCACACCGAAATCCGGGCTTTGTGGCTTCCGATCATCGCTTACATCATGGATGCGGGCGGCGCTCAATTGGCTGAAATATGGCCCGCCTTTGTCCCGTACAGCTGGATTTTAATCACCGCGCAATATATCGTGCTATTTGTCTTCATCATCCTGAATTTATTCCGCTTTGAGTTTTGCCTGTTCGGCGCCGGTACACTGATGAATTTTCTGGTAATCTCGTTTAACGGTTTTAGGATGCCGGTTGCGGAAAACCTTTATCTGGATACACAGGGAGAGATGGCGGGATATGTCGGCGCGCTCTCGAAAAATGAGATTTTCCGATATACGCTGATGACGCCGAAAACCGTTTTTCCGTTTTTCGGAGACATCATCTATGTACCCGTATTCGGCGGATTTGCCAGCATCGGCGATGTCCTTCTCGCCGTCGGTCTGGCGTTTATCATTGTCCGCGGAATGCGTTCTGTGCGGACGCAGCAGCGGGCGTTTGAATAG
- a CDS encoding HD-GYP domain-containing protein, whose protein sequence is MSKILWKIYIAAVSLGGIYITYLSFDKLIGHISESADFSGELSYIIIMSIMCIICASVPVVISNNQSLDMSYVCIFSTLLIKGAYEAVVIAVVGLVFAISKQVQKSKDGSILQVRYRHIFNTPVRQSFFNIGNLAVSIFFPGLLYEKIYTDMGYSIGSMRMPGILWPMFVFLVLTLICNYLLLVALFVLGKMMKPIDAFAATFGELLPNLASIAPFGLLFAYILSIESGQYLVLLFIFPLLLARYSFNLYLDSKNQYYKMVKTLVVTLEAKDIYTKGHSQRVEAYAEEICMTMRMPMAQTEIVKIAALLHDIGKIGIGDTILGKPGRLTDDEFMVITTHPAIGVKILKEINVNPKMVQYVKYHHKWFNGCGYPDVDEGEEVPLESFILGVADAYDAMTSDRPYRKGFSPEKALQIIEESMGEQFHPEVAKAFLKIKRGQLERGEPVTELEKEPGEQELC, encoded by the coding sequence GTGTCCAAAATTTTATGGAAGATTTATATTGCCGCGGTATCGCTCGGCGGCATTTACATAACCTATCTGAGCTTTGACAAGCTGATCGGACATATTTCCGAATCCGCCGATTTCAGCGGAGAACTCTCGTATATCATCATTATGTCGATCATGTGCATCATCTGCGCATCGGTGCCGGTCGTCATCAGCAACAACCAGTCACTGGACATGTCCTATGTCTGCATTTTTTCGACTCTTCTGATAAAAGGGGCTTATGAGGCGGTCGTAATCGCTGTGGTAGGCCTTGTTTTCGCCATTTCGAAGCAAGTGCAAAAGTCCAAGGACGGCAGCATTCTGCAGGTCAGATACCGCCATATATTCAATACACCGGTTCGCCAGTCATTTTTCAATATCGGAAATCTTGCCGTTTCGATCTTTTTCCCGGGCTTGCTGTATGAAAAGATCTATACAGACATGGGTTACTCCATCGGAAGCATGAGAATGCCGGGAATCCTATGGCCGATGTTCGTGTTCCTGGTGCTGACACTGATCTGTAATTATCTGCTGCTCGTCGCGCTGTTCGTACTCGGAAAGATGATGAAGCCGATCGACGCGTTTGCGGCGACCTTCGGCGAACTGCTTCCGAACCTTGCGAGCATCGCGCCGTTCGGCCTCCTGTTCGCCTATATTCTCAGCATCGAATCCGGTCAGTATCTGGTGCTGCTGTTTATCTTCCCGCTGCTGCTCGCGCGATATTCGTTCAATCTGTACCTCGACAGCAAAAACCAATATTATAAGATGGTCAAGACGCTGGTTGTCACCCTCGAAGCCAAGGACATCTACACCAAAGGTCACTCCCAGCGCGTCGAGGCCTATGCGGAGGAAATCTGCATGACGATGAGAATGCCGATGGCACAGACCGAGATTGTCAAGATCGCGGCGCTTTTACATGATATCGGGAAAATCGGCATCGGCGACACGATTTTGGGCAAACCGGGCCGGCTGACCGACGACGAATTTATGGTGATCACGACTCACCCCGCCATCGGCGTCAAGATTTTAAAAGAGATCAACGTCAATCCCAAGATGGTGCAGTACGTAAAATATCATCACAAATGGTTCAACGGCTGCGGTTATCCCGACGTGGACGAGGGAGAAGAAGTGCCGCTTGAATCGTTTATCCTCGGCGTCGCGGACGCCTATGACGCCATGACCAGCGACCGGCCTTACAGGAAGGGCTTCTCGCCCGAGAAAGCCCTTCAGATTATTGAGGAGAGCATGGGAGAGCAGTTCCATCCCGAAGTCGCGAAGGCATTTTTGAAAATCAAACGAGGGCAGCTTGAACGCGGAGAGCCGGTCACCGAATTGGAAAAAGAACCCGGAGAACAAGAACTATGTTAG